In the genome of Daucus carota subsp. sativus chromosome 9, DH1 v3.0, whole genome shotgun sequence, the window AGTTCCAGGTCCACTTCATGTTCAATCCTATCAACAGCTTCATCTGCACTTTTCTCTTTCAAAACCTCTAGACTCAAATCCGTCTCCAGAACCTCCTCCTGCATCTTTAAATCCCGCGAACTCGCAACATGCTCAATGGAATCAGTCAGATTATAATATGCGTACTGAGGAGGGCAGCTAGGGACCGGCATTGGAAGATAGAACTGATAATTCATCAATGTGCCCCCCATATTTGCTTGATAGTGTGCATGCTCATTAGTAATCGGCACCAGATACATCGAAGAATTCGAAACCTGATCAAAATCGTGAGCTGTTGATTTGGAATTGCTGGTCTGAATTGCACCACTCTTCGGCTTCGACTTGGCCTTATCTTTTCTATGTATATTCATATGGCCTCCGAGAGCTTGCGCATTTGTGAAGCCTCTCTTGCAGAAAGTACActcataaaaccgaccgatcgCAGTAGCTTTGTCATTGCCTTTGAGTCTCTGCGATGAAACGTTGTCGTTTTCGTCGCTTGAAGTTTCCGAAAAATTTCCTTGTTTATTGCAATCCAT includes:
- the LOC108201650 gene encoding transcriptional regulator SUPERMAN; its protein translation is MDCNKQGNFSETSSDENDNVSSQRLKGNDKATAIGRFYECTFCKRGFTNAQALGGHMNIHRKDKAKSKPKSGAIQTSNSKSTAHDFDQVSNSSMYLVPITNEHAHYQANMGGTLMNYQFYLPMPVPSCPPQYAYYNLTDSIEHVASSRDLKMQEEVLETDLSLEVLKEKSADEAVDRIEHEVDLELRLGHDPGLD